A stretch of Syntrophorhabdus sp. DNA encodes these proteins:
- a CDS encoding (Fe-S)-binding protein: protein MNKWLDQIKKCTDCDACLAVCPTYKVTGNLLFSPKGRLKIAEEVLERKDITEAAITASYNCPKCGACETVCPERIEIGRIVAEVRNNIVEGGKGPLPAHKKVIEVLLEKGNSVNGVPGNRLAWLPEPFQPRESDTLLFMGCLPSYLVKDAARYSYLALKKLGIDFMILEDEGCCGTYIYESGEVALAREYFRNNVERFKTLGITKLIVPCNGCLKCFKHFYPEVLGTVDLEVRHVVEVIYDRVKRDPGLITRIDRKATYHDSCRLGRVEGYTEEPRELLKWCGVEVHELPKSRQESLCCGSGGGIRSAFKELSFDIAKNLLEKTETKELVGPCPFCTFNLGYTNKQTAMNKEITYITKIVWESIRDASDMEG, encoded by the coding sequence ATGAACAAATGGCTCGATCAGATCAAGAAGTGCACTGACTGCGACGCCTGCCTTGCGGTCTGTCCGACCTATAAGGTCACGGGAAACCTGCTGTTTTCGCCGAAAGGCCGTTTGAAGATCGCCGAAGAGGTCCTCGAAAGGAAAGACATCACCGAGGCCGCCATCACGGCTTCTTACAATTGCCCGAAATGTGGTGCCTGCGAGACGGTCTGTCCCGAAAGGATCGAGATCGGCAGGATCGTCGCTGAAGTCCGCAACAACATCGTCGAAGGCGGCAAAGGTCCCCTGCCTGCCCACAAGAAGGTCATCGAGGTGTTGCTGGAAAAGGGAAATTCCGTGAACGGAGTCCCCGGCAACAGACTGGCGTGGCTTCCGGAACCTTTCCAGCCGCGCGAGTCGGACACCCTGCTATTTATGGGATGTCTGCCCTCTTACCTCGTGAAGGACGCCGCGAGGTATTCCTACCTTGCGCTCAAAAAGCTGGGCATTGATTTCATGATCCTCGAGGACGAAGGGTGTTGCGGTACCTACATCTACGAATCGGGAGAAGTAGCCCTGGCAAGGGAATATTTCCGGAATAACGTGGAGCGGTTCAAGACACTGGGCATCACGAAGCTCATCGTACCCTGCAACGGTTGTCTCAAGTGTTTCAAACACTTCTATCCCGAGGTGCTGGGCACTGTCGACCTGGAGGTTCGCCACGTTGTAGAGGTCATCTATGACCGTGTGAAACGAGATCCCGGTCTCATAACGAGAATCGACAGAAAAGCGACCTATCACGACAGTTGCCGCCTGGGCCGGGTCGAGGGATACACGGAGGAGCCACGGGAGCTGTTGAAATGGTGCGGCGTCGAGGTCCATGAACTACCGAAGTCGCGCCAAGAAAGCCTTTGTTGCGGCTCCGGGGGCGGGATCCGCTCTGCCTTCAAGGAGCTTTCCTTTGATATCGCGAAGAACCTCCTGGAGAAGACGGAGACAAAAGAATTGGTCGGTCCGTGCCCGTTTTGCACATTCAATCTCGGCTATACGAACAAACAAACCGCTATGAACAAAGAGATCACGTACATCACGAAGATCGTCTGGGAATCGATACGTGACGCGTCCGACATGGAAGGGTAG
- a CDS encoding AbiV family abortive infection protein, protein MNATRKRRGCVLTIELLDAYQNAVLANARELLDEAQLLLSGKHHARAYFLALACIEETGKAYLAFDARGRDLSDDAVCMKVKERFEDHSSKIVSAFKAWSTSTDSSKETLRISVGLVTDIKDGRERSMHVDVDEDGTRLSVPHDVVRPAAAMDCVKLAALCLHHTESYVKKNVPLQKTSYQDKLLNIKASTLKSMFGTTDFWEYYVDQCNKGETDLNKAMVLYHDAYYRKKKQFADR, encoded by the coding sequence ATGAATGCTACGCGAAAACGCAGAGGATGCGTTCTTACCATAGAGCTTTTGGATGCATATCAAAATGCCGTTCTGGCAAATGCGCGAGAATTGCTCGACGAGGCTCAATTGCTGTTGTCGGGGAAGCATCACGCCAGGGCCTATTTTCTTGCCCTCGCTTGTATCGAAGAAACCGGGAAAGCCTATCTTGCCTTTGATGCCAGGGGCAGAGATCTCAGCGATGATGCTGTTTGCATGAAGGTCAAAGAAAGGTTCGAAGACCATTCCAGCAAGATAGTCTCCGCTTTCAAAGCTTGGTCGACATCTACTGATTCTTCCAAAGAGACCCTCAGGATCAGTGTTGGCCTTGTCACTGACATAAAGGATGGACGGGAAAGATCCATGCACGTCGATGTAGATGAGGATGGGACACGCCTGTCCGTTCCTCACGATGTGGTTCGTCCGGCGGCCGCCATGGACTGCGTTAAATTGGCGGCGCTCTGTCTGCATCACACGGAATCATACGTAAAAAAGAACGTTCCCCTCCAAAAAACCTCATATCAGGACAAGTTGCTGAACATAAAGGCAAGCACCCTTAAGTCAATGTTCGGCACGACCGATTTCTGGGAGTATTACGTCGATCAATGCAACAAGGGGGAAACGGACCTGAACAAGGCAATGGTGCTGTACCACGATGCTTACTACCGAAAGAAGAAACAATTTGCGGACAGGTAG
- a CDS encoding acyl CoA:acetate/3-ketoacid CoA transferase has translation MTSKIISAQRAAELIKDGVTIAWTSSSLLGFAEEVAMAIEKRFLETGSPRDLTVTHSTGCGDYPLGDTKGMNHFGHEGLVKRVIAGHIGQAPRLGRLVTENKIETHLLPQGVMTQLWRQMAGRKVGVISKIGLGTYVDPRLQGGRISEITKEEMVKLIEFEGEEYLYYKPFPIDVAIIRGTTADEKGNMTMTHEALNLEAMSLATAAKNNGGIVIAQVKYIAKAGTLNCRRVKVPGVLVDHIVVAQLENHLQTAATAYEPALCGETVAPLAAIPPLPLNERKVILRRAAMEMLPDSTLNLGIGMPEGVANVAVEEGALEMVTLTTEVGNFGGIPTSGSDFPATWNAECTADHSFMFDFYDGGGLATGILGLAEVDADGNINVSKFGPRVVGPGGFINIATSARRIVFIGTMTVGAKCAVQDGKLVILQEGKKKKFVKEVEQITFSGTYARKVRKPILYVTERAVFSLEADGLTLIEIAPGIDVERDVISAMEFRPRISPALKEMPRELFAPHWGKLREIMENNAH, from the coding sequence ATGACATCTAAAATTATTAGCGCCCAACGTGCGGCTGAGTTGATCAAGGACGGGGTGACGATAGCCTGGACCTCGTCAAGCCTGCTCGGTTTTGCTGAGGAAGTGGCTATGGCCATCGAGAAACGCTTCCTCGAAACGGGATCTCCCCGGGATCTTACCGTCACCCACAGCACCGGCTGCGGTGACTATCCTCTTGGAGACACAAAAGGAATGAATCACTTCGGCCACGAGGGCCTTGTGAAAAGGGTGATAGCGGGTCATATCGGCCAGGCTCCCCGCCTGGGAAGACTCGTCACAGAGAACAAGATCGAAACCCACCTGTTGCCCCAGGGAGTCATGACCCAGCTGTGGCGGCAGATGGCCGGCAGGAAAGTGGGCGTGATCTCCAAGATCGGCCTCGGCACGTATGTTGACCCCCGCTTGCAGGGAGGCCGCATATCGGAGATCACCAAAGAAGAAATGGTGAAGCTCATAGAATTCGAGGGGGAAGAGTATCTCTATTACAAACCCTTTCCCATCGATGTGGCCATCATCCGGGGCACCACAGCGGACGAAAAAGGGAACATGACAATGACCCACGAGGCACTGAACCTTGAGGCGATGTCCCTGGCCACCGCCGCCAAAAACAACGGCGGTATCGTGATCGCTCAGGTAAAATACATTGCCAAGGCCGGAACTCTCAATTGCAGGAGAGTGAAGGTGCCGGGGGTGCTTGTCGACCATATCGTCGTTGCACAGTTGGAGAACCATCTTCAGACAGCGGCCACCGCTTATGAGCCGGCCCTCTGCGGCGAGACGGTCGCGCCCCTTGCCGCGATCCCCCCGCTGCCTCTCAACGAACGCAAGGTGATCCTTCGCCGTGCGGCCATGGAGATGCTGCCCGATTCCACCCTCAACCTCGGCATAGGCATGCCCGAGGGCGTGGCCAACGTGGCCGTCGAGGAAGGCGCCCTCGAAATGGTGACCCTCACCACCGAGGTGGGCAACTTCGGCGGGATCCCGACGAGCGGCTCCGATTTTCCGGCGACCTGGAACGCGGAATGCACTGCCGATCATTCCTTCATGTTCGACTTTTACGACGGTGGCGGCCTCGCCACAGGCATCCTGGGTTTGGCCGAAGTCGATGCCGACGGGAACATCAACGTCAGCAAGTTCGGTCCGCGGGTGGTCGGGCCAGGCGGCTTCATCAATATCGCGACCAGCGCGAGGAGGATCGTCTTCATAGGCACCATGACCGTCGGGGCGAAATGCGCGGTGCAGGACGGCAAACTGGTTATCCTCCAGGAAGGCAAAAAGAAAAAATTCGTCAAGGAAGTGGAACAGATCACCTTCAGCGGCACATATGCCCGGAAGGTCCGTAAACCCATCCTCTATGTCACGGAGCGGGCCGTCTTCTCCCTGGAGGCGGACGGGCTGACACTGATAGAGATAGCCCCCGGTATCGATGTGGAAAGGGACGTCATCTCGGCCATGGAGTTCAGGCCCAGGATCTCTCCGGCCCTCAAAGAAATGCCGCGGGAATTGTTTGCACCTCACTGGGGCAAACTGAGAGAGATCATGGAGAACAACGCCCATTGA